TATCCATCTTCGCCTTCTCTTTCCGGAAGCCGGAGAATCGCGGGGCCCTGGGGTTGCCCAAGAGCCGGTAGCCTCCACCCCGGGAGCAGGCTGGGCCCTTTCCACCTTTCGTGGTCCTTGAAGCCGCGCCATTCTCGGCTGGGGCCTGCTTCCTGGGCAGCGAGGCTCCCGGTGGCTCCTCCCCACCTAACTGGGTCTGCCGTTGGCCTGTGGAGGGGAAGATGTCCCCCAGGTCCAAGGTCCCTTTAGAGGATCGCAACTGCTTGGCCAGAGAAGAGATGTCTGGATTCCTGGAAGACTCCAGAGACGGCGCTGCAAGAGGCGTTGGAAACGCGGCCACTTTCAGTCCCCCCTTTGCGTCTCGTCTCGTGCTGCCGGGGGAGGCCTCTCTGGGAACCCCGGGTGCGGTTTTCCTCCTGCGGGCTGGGGAGCCCTCTGCCTCGGTGTTTCCAGGGCCGGCGTGGAGAGAGTCCACAGCAGGAGCCAGTGGCGGGGGCTGCTGCGGCCACGGCCCCTGCAGCGGCCTCAGGGCGGCTGGCTTGCCCTCGGGCGCAGGGAGCTGGGAGGAGGCTGCTGCGACCTGGGCGTGGGAGAAGATCCGCTGGGACTTGGTGATCATCTGGAACACCTGCATCTGCTCGTGGCTCACAAGAGGCTCCTGCGACTTGAGGAAGAGCTGGCGGAAGAGCGGCAAGGCATCCGCCGGGAGCCCCCCTGGCTTCTGGGCCTCCTGGAGGCCGGGCTCCCCGGGGTTCTGGCACAGGAAGGAGTCGCAGTCGAGCTTGACCTTCTTGGGGGCGCAGGGGTCATCTTCTCCGCTGGCCGACCTGGGGTCGCTCAGGGCCTCCCCGGGGGCCCTGAGGAGCGCGGGAGGGAAGGGCAGCGCGTCCTCCAGGCCGCCGCCGGGGCCGGGCGGGGACTCCTCTGAGGGGCTTGCGCTGCTGAGTCCCAGGCCACACTCGGAGCCCTCCCGCGAGGGCACGGCCGAGGGCTTGTGGACAACAAACAcgttgttgcctttgcttttggggCAGCCCGGCAGGTTCCGGAGCCACTGGAAGCTGTGGCTCGATGGCTGGGAACTGGCAGGGACCATCTGGCCTCGgaagagaggcaggcaggcaggcacgGAGCCGCCCTCGGGCCAGGACTCCGCGGTGGACCGGGCCTGGAGCAGCGCGGTATCTGGCTCTGGCTCCGGCTCTGGCGGGTCGGGGGCGCCGTTCTCGGCGACCCTGGAATTAGGGGCTGTGAACACGTCAGTGGCCGGCTCTTTCTGTGGGAGGCGAGGCTCCTCCGGAAGCTCGGTGTCCAGCGCTGCTGGGGTCGCGGGGGGGCCGGCTGGGGTGCAGGACGAGGACCCCGATGAGGCGGGGCAGGGACAGGCAGTGTTCCTCCCTTCGGTGTCTGAAGCCCCCGCCAGGGCTGGGCCAGGAGAAGGGGTCTTCTGGTGGACGATGCTACTCACGATACGGCGCAGGAGGTCCCGATGGGGCAGGAGGGAGCCGGGGGACCTGGCCTCTGGGGGCACCAGGGACCGCAGGCTGCTGGGGGGCAGTTGGCCGGCCGACTCGTGGGCGTGGGGGGAGTCCCCGCAGGCCTCTTCCTCCGTGGGGGCTTCCTTCAGGATGCACAGGCCGTGCTGGACCTCGTAGTGCCGGCGCAGAGAGCGGTAGTCGCAGTAGCTCTTGCTACAGCCCTGCTCGATGCACACGAAGGGCTTTGTCTTCTGGTGGGTGAGCATGTGCCCGGTCCTGAAGCCAGACACAAGCAGGGGCGTCACCGGGGCACCTGGGACCGGGCTTTCTGCTGTAGGACCCTGGCGGCCCCCAAAAGTCTGTGGTACAGTTGCACCACAATTCAGAAATTGTACTCAGCCCCCACCAGGTAAGACCACCCAGCAAACCCTGCTTCAGTCAAAGCCATCTGGCAGGGGAGTTCCTCTCCCCTCACCTTTAAGCAAACCCcttacagaaaagtaaaaaaaaattcagcggggcacagtggctcatgcctgtaatcccagcactttgggaggccgaggtgggtggatcacttgaggtcaggagtttgagaccagcctggccaacatgttaaaacccgtctctactaaaaatacaaaaaatttagctgggtgtggtggcacatgcctgtaatcccagctactgaggaggctgaggcaagagaatcacttgtacccaggagatgaaggttgcaatgagctgagatcgcaccactgcactccagcctgggcaacagagtgagactctatctcaataaataaacaaacaaacaaataaataaaattttaaaaaataaaaataaaatccactgAGGCCAAATCAGACTTCCCCAGAATGGGTTCCCAAGGAACACATAGACCTCTAGAGTTGCTCCTCAAGGACTTTGGCGCAGCTGATAAATAAGTTTTGAAAAAACACCATTCACTCCTTGGAGGTTCACAATGCACAGTAGCAaactgaattaattttttgtttttgagacggattgctctgtacccaggctggagtgcaatggcacgatcttggctcactgcaactctgcccaccacgttcaagcgattcttgtgcctcagcctccaagtagctgggactacaggtgcgtgccaccacgcccagctaatttttgtatttttagtagagacggggttttgccttgttagccaagctggtctcgaactcctgaccctcaagtgatctgcccaccttggcctcccaaagtgctgagattacaggcgtgagccactgtacccggcacACAGTAGCAAATGTAAAAGCCACACAGAGAGAGACCTGTTTAACTTTCAGTGTCTCTCAAACTTATTTGCCCAGAGaactgtttttggttttgttttcaaaaagccCCTATTAGCATTCCTGAGAACCAGAATTCTGCAGAATAGACTGGAGGAGATGCTAACTTGGGGACGATCCTTCCTTTAACAAAGGAACCTGTGCCTTACCGTGGCAGACCCCTAAGAAGATGCTACCTGGAACCCCCCACAGCAAAGAAGCCGATTTACAGAGGCCCAATCCAAAGAAACATTATAGAGCCAAACAGCCAAATGTGCCTATAGTTTCTGCAAACAGAAATGCATGTAAATATGTATTGCATCACACCTACCTCTGCATTAACACATTATAAATATAAGCAGAGGAGTACATCACCCTCTGGGCCCCCAAGAGCCCGGCTCTGGACAGTCCTAGTCGATGTGGACTAAATCATAAAGTCTTTCCCCAAAGGCTCACCCTCGGCCTCTGTCTGAGGGACGCAACAAAGAGGGAATCAGGAGACCTAAGTTCTACCCCCAGCTGTTACCAACTTGTGACATGAGCAAATTGGCTCTCTTTTCTGGGGTAGGTGTGGGTGAGAGGATAAGATGAAAGATGGATTAGTCAAAGCCCCCTGTGAAAGGGAGGAGCCCAGTAAGAATGCAAAGTACTTTCATCTCCCACTTGCAGGTCTCCTGGTTTGAAAAACATCTGTCTTTCTTTCCCCCACAGGCAAGACAAGCTTATCATTTCCAAGACATtaagcggtggctcacacctgtaatcccagcactttggggaggccgagtcgcgcacatcacttgaggccaggagtctactcctggccaatatggagaaaccccgtctctactaaaaatacaaaaattagccaggcatggtagtgcatgcctgtagtcccagctactcaagaggatgaggcaggaaaatcacttgaacccaggaggcagaggctgcagtgagctgagatcacacctctgcactccagcctgagtgacagagcaagactgtccaaaaaaaaaaaaaaaaaaaaagaaattttgctcCTGACACTTTTTAAGTCAAAagttaaaaggaaagaatgagttttttaaaaaagaaaaaaacccaaaaaaacaaacaaacaaaaaaaaatagaaaagcaaagcaaagctggggccgggcacagtggctcacgcttgtaatcccagcactttgggaggctgaggcaggtggatcacgaggtcaggagtttgagaccagcctggccaatatggtgaaaccccgtctctactaaaaatacaaaaattagctgggcaggggtggcatgcgcctgtagtcccagctgcttgggaggctgaggcaggagaatcgcttgaacctgggaggcgaatgttgtagtgagccgagatcgcgccactgcactccagcctgggtgacagagcaagactccgtctcaaaaaaaaaaaaagaaaagaaaaacaaaggttcaTGCTCCATTGCCATGTTCTAGAAGCAGGCGTCTCATCTTTCATGTCCCGTGCTATCCAaacacacagagaacacagaTCCGTTTTCCTCAGACACCTACCAGAGACTCAGGACATAGCCCTATAAAGTTAGCCCAACTCCTCCCATGACACAATTGACTCAGGAGCCAGCTGTTAGGCGTTTTTAACCCACAAGGGGCCCATCTGCAAACAGAAGCAGTACCTTCCTCACAGGTGTGAATTTAGGGGCCGGGACAGCACCCACTCTCTTCCCTGCGCCCTGATGATGTGAGAAGAACagagtgggctgggcacggtggctcacgcctgtaatcccagaactttgggaggccgaggcgggaggatcacttgaggtcaggagttcaagaccagcctggccaacatggcgaaaccctgtctctactaaaaataatacaaaaattagccgggcgtggtggtgggcacctgtaatcccagctactcaggaggctgaggcaggagaatcacttaaacccgggaggcagaggctgcagtgagccaagatcatgccactacactccagcctggatgacagacaaaaaaaaaaaaaaaaaagcatggagtGGCTGTGGCTGCGGCTGAGCAGAGGTAATACACATCTGGAAAACCCAACAGAAGACGAGACAGGTTGATCTGGGAGGATAGGAAGACCCAGGAAcatgccccacccccagcccctgaacAGATGTTTTTCTGACCAGACTCCTACATACAGGTGGTCCTGGCGCTTAAAGGCCTTGCTGCAGATTTTGCAGACGTGCTTCCTTTCCTGGCTGTGTGTCAGGTAGTGCTTGCTCAGAGAACTGGCACTGCTGAACACCTTCCCGCACAGGCTGCAGTCCAGAAGTGGGTTTTGAGGGGAACTGTGCTGCCGCTTTCCTTTCCTGGCACTCCCCGAGGTGGCCCTTCCTCCTTCGTCAGCCTCTTTAGCCTTAAGCACACCTAGCCCCAGGTCTAAACAGAGGGAGAAAGCACAGGTTATACACAGCCAAGGCAACCAAGTGAAAAGTGCGACTAAGGTACTCCACAGCTCTTAGAACCATGGTGGCCTTCTAAGTGTCGTGCAAGAACTCTTGCTCCACACAAAGTAAACAAGGTTCGGGAGCAGGTGAGGGGAACAGAAGCCCTGCAGGATGGCACCCGTACTTGGTGCCACGTGTGGAGGGATGACTGCAGGCTGAAGCCCTTCCAGAGCAGCATGACCGCAATGGGCTGGGCTTTATGACCACACCATCACCTGGTACTTTTGGAAGGGCAATTAGAAATATATTATCCAAAACCTTGGGAGAGTGGAAATCCTTGCACACACCCAGCCAACTCTGTTTCGGGGGTTTTCACATGAGGAAATCATGTAGCTTTTGTACAAAGACCTAGCTGCAAGGGGGTAAACCGTCACACTGCTTTTCCTGCTGAAATGTGATAAACAACCTAATATctgggttgggcgtggtggctcacacctgtaatcccagcactttgggaggccgaagcaggcggatcatttgaggtcaggagttcaggacgagcctggccaacatggtgaaaccccgtctctaccaaaaatacaaaaattagctgggcatggtggtgtgtgtctgtaatcccagctatttgggaggctgaggcacgagaactgcttgaacccaggaggtggaagctgcagtaagctgagagagcaccactgcactctagcctgggtgacagagtgggactctgtcaaagaaaaagaaaaagaaaagaaaaaagaaaagaaaagaaaagaaagaaaggaagaaaggaagaaagaaagaaagacaaacagaaggaaagacagaaagaaagacaggaaggagggaggaaggaaggaaagagaaagagagaaagagaaagaaagaaggaaggaaggaaggaaagaaggaaagagaaagagagaaggacagaaggaaagaaggaaaggaaagaaagaaaggaaagagaaagaaaggaagaaagaaagagaaagaaagaaagaatcagatgGACTAGTAGGATTATGagctggttttattttctttttgtataggtaaattgtttatattttatgtatcccttggataaaatgataaaatatagagTTATGAATCACATCACCCAAGAAACAGTTAAAGGAACTGGGAATATTCAGTTTGGAGAGGTCAGACGTCTTCAAATATCTGAAGGGCCAGTGTATACAGGAGACAGCAGACTGCTTCTGTCTTGCTCTAAGTACAgtagtgcgatcacagctcattgcagtctctaagtcctgggctcaagtgatcctcccacctcagcctattgagtagctgggactacacgggctaccaccactcccagctgatttttaaattgttatttgttGTAGAGCTAGGCTTGGTGAATGAAAATTAAAGGGAAGCTGACCTCACACCACTGGAAACATAGGGCCATGGATGCAAGGACTTGGCCTTGCTCACTGCTGTGTTCTCAGGTGCTAGAGTTCCCATTCTGGCACTCATAGGCACTCAATAACTGTATGTTAGATGAAGgaataataaaagatttttctactttttagatTGACCTGAAAGGTGGATTAgactgtcttttttatttatgtatttattttttgtttgagactgagtcttactctgttgcccaggctagagtgcagtggcgcaatctcggctcactgtaacctctgcctcccaggttcaagcctcagcctctgcagtagctgggactacaggtacctgccaccatgcccgactaacttttgtatttttagtagagatggggtttcaccatgttggccaggctggtctcgaacttctggcctcaggtgatccacccacctcagcctcccaaagtgctgggattacaggtgtgagccaccgtgcccagcctgcctttttaatttcttatttcttattattttcttaatagagatggggtctcactatgttgtccaggctagagtgcaggggttATTCAcagatgcaatcatagctcactgcagccttgaactcctgggcgtGAGCAGTCctgctgactcagcctcccaagcaggtgagactacaggtgcacaccaccatgcccagctaatttttatttttatttcttgagacagggtcttattctgtcacccaggctagagtacagaggtgcgatcacagctcattgcagtctctaagtcctgggctcaagtgatcctcccacctcagcctattgagtagctgggactacacgggccaccaccacacctagctgatttttaaattgttatttgttatagagacagggtctcactatgttgcccaggttagtctcaatctcctggactcaagcaatcctcctgacttggcctcccaaagtgctgggattacaggcgtgaaccattaTGAAGCGCCTGGCTTAAACTGCCTTATGAGATggcaagtttgtttgtttgttgagatggagtctcactctgttgcccaggctggagtgcaatggcgccatcttggctcactgcaacctctgcctcctgggttcaagtgattctcctgcctccacctcctgagtagctgggattagaggcgcctgccaccatgccaggctaattcttgtatttttagtagagatggggttttgccatgttggccaggctggtctcaaacttctggcctcaagcgatcctcccacctcagcctcccaaagtgctgtgattacaaagtgcatgagctaccgcgcccagccaagatggcaagtttggaaataattttttatcagGGATACTATGGAGATGGGATCCAAGAATTCAATGAGCCAGGGCATGGGAAGAGCAGGAGGTTGCTCTAAAGGATCCAAACGTGCAAATTCTCTGTGGCTCATGAGATGCAGCGTGACAGACACAGCAGAAGGGAAACTGGGCTGGGAGTCTTGAGGCCTAGACTCTCCTCCCAATCCTGCCTGTGGCCATTTGTCATGGAACTTGCTTGGCCTTTGTCTTTGTCCTCTGAGAAATTACTATAATGAGTAGTCAAATAACTCCAACAGTTTCAACAAGGAAAAACTGGGCTCCCTCAGGCGAAAGTCCTTAGCCTTACTCAGTCACTTAAAAATGCCTATtaaaatcgagaccatcctggctaacacggtgaaaccccgtctctactaaaaatacaaaaaattagttgggggcagtggcgggcgcctgtggtcccagctactcgggaggctgaggcaggagaatggcgtgaacccgggaggcggagcttacagtgagccgagatcgcgccactgcactctagcctgggcgatagagcgagactccatctcaaaaaacaaacaaacaaaaaagcctatTAAAGCaactagaaaactagaaaacaaaacgtttttaaaaattggcaaggaggccaggcacggtggcttatgcctgtaatcccagcactttgggaggccaaggagggtggatcatgaggtcaggagttcgagaccagtctggccaagatggtgaaaccccgtctctattaaaaatacaaaaattagctgg
This portion of the Pongo abelii isolate AG06213 chromosome 20, NHGRI_mPonAbe1-v2.0_pri, whole genome shotgun sequence genome encodes:
- the ZNF541 gene encoding zinc finger protein 541 isoform X2 → MDQYSLGDEGALPSEMHLPSFSESQGLNCSDTLNRDLGPNTRDFLYADLSGLDPDPSLPTPDMSSEVLEDNLDTLSLYSGKDSDSVKLLEEYADSESQASLQDLGLGVLKAKEADEGGRATSGSARKGKRQHSSPQNPLLDCSLCGKVFSSASSLSKHYLTHSQERKHVCKICSKAFKRQDHLTGHMLTHQKTKPFVCIEQGCSKSYCDYRSLRRHYEVQHGLCILKEAPTEEEACGDSPHAHESAGQLPPSSLRSLVPPEARSPGSLLPHRDLLRRIVSSIVHQKTPSPGPALAGASDTEGRNTACPCPASSGSSSCTPAGPPATPAALDTELPEEPRLPQKEPATDVFTAPNSRVAENGAPDPPEPEPEPDTALLQARSTAESWPEGGSVPACLPLFRGQMVPASSQPSSHSFQWLRNLPGCPKSKGNNVFVVHKPSAVPSREGSECGLGLSSASPSEESPPGPGGGLEDALPFPPALLRAPGEALSDPRSASGEDDPCAPKKVKLDCDSFLCQNPGEPGLQEAQKPGGLPADALPLFRQLFLKSQEPLVSHEQMQVFQMITKSQRIFSHAQVAAASSQLPAPEGKPAALRPLQGPWPQQPPPLAPAVDSLHAGPGNTEAEGSPARRRKTAPGVPREASPGSTRRDAKGGLKVAAFPTPLAAPSLESSRNPDISSLAKQLRSSKGTLDLGDIFPSTGQRQTQLGGEEPPGASLPRKQAPAENGAASRTTKGGKGPACSRGGGYRLLGNPRAPRFSGFRKEKAKMDMCCAASPSQVAMASFSSAGPPADPSKSKLTIFSRIQGGNIYRLPHPVKEENVAGGGNQQNGSPTDWTEPRSTFVCKNCSQMFYTEKGLSSHMCFHSDQWPSPRGKQEPQVFGTEFCEPLRQVLRPEGDRHSPPGAKKPLDPTAAAPLVVPQSIPVVPVTRHIGSMAMEQEKDGEERDSKESSQQRKRKKRPPPKGLFIPPPPSTAGEPGPAGCHQSRLRSPMFLVDRLLKGLFQCSPYTPPPMLSPIREGSGVYFNTLCSTSTQASPDQLISSMLDQVDGSFGICVVKDDTKISIEPHINIGSRFQAEIPELQERSLAGIDEHVASLVWKPWGDMMINPETQDRVTELCNVACSSVMPGGGTNLELALHCLHEAQGNVQVALETLLLRGPQKPWTHLLADYRYTGSDVWTPIEKRLFKKAFYAHKKDFYLIHKTVPCSPRERPSHHPTPELKIKTKSYRRESILSSSPNAVPKRTPELSGSAESQGIFPCRECERVFDKIKSRNAHMKRHRLQDHVEPIIRVKWPVKPFQLKEKELGADIGPLQW
- the ZNF541 gene encoding zinc finger protein 541 isoform X3 gives rise to the protein MDQYSLGDEGALPSEMHLPSFSESQGLNCSDTLNRDLGPNTRDFLYADLSGLDPDPSLPTPDMSSEVLEDNLDTLSLYSGKDSDSVKLLEEYADSESQASLQDLGLGVLKAKEADEGGRATSGSARKGKRQHSSPQNPLLDCSLCGKVFSSASSLSKHYLTHSQERKHVCKICSKAFKRQDHLTGHMLTHQKTKPFVCIEQGCSKSYCDYRSLRRHYEVQHGLCILKEAPTEEEACGDSPHAHESAGQLPPSSLRSLVPPEARSPGSLLPHRDLLRRIVSSIVHQKTPSPGPALAGASDTEGRNTACPCPASSGSSSCTPAGPPATPAALDTELPEEPRLPQKEPATDVFTAPNSRVAENGAPDPPEPEPEPDTALLQARSTAESWPEGGSVPACLPLFRGQMVPASSQPSSHSFQWLRNLPGCPKSKGNNVFVVHKPSAVPSREGSECGLGLSSASPSEESPPGPGGGLEDALPFPPALLRAPGEALSDPRSASGEDDPCAPKKVKLDCDSFLCQNPGEPGLQEAQKPGGLPADALPLFRQLFLKSQEPLVSHEQMQVFQMITKSQRIFSHAQVAAASSQLPAPEGKPAALRPLQGPWPQQPPPLAPAVDSLHAGPGNTEAEGSPARRRKTAPGVPREASPGSTRRDAKGGLKVAAFPTPLAAPSLESSRNPDISSLAKQLRSSKGTLDLGDIFPSTGQRQTQLGGEEPPGASLPRKQAPAENGAASRTTKGGKGPACSRGGGYRLLGNPRAPRFSGFRKEKAKMDMCCAASPSQVAMASFSSAGPPADPSKSKLTIFSRIQGGNIYRLPHPVKEENVAGGGNQQNGSPTDWTEPRSTFVCKNCSQMFYTEKGLSSHMCFHSDQWPSPRGKQEPQEQEKDGEERDSKESSQQRKRKKRPPPKGLFIPPPPSTAGEPGPAGCHQSRLRSPMFLVDRLLKGLFQCSPYTPPPMLSPIREGSGVYFNTLCSTSTQASPDQLISSMLDQVDGSFGICVVKDDTKISIEPHINIGSRFQAEIPELQERSLAGIDEHVASLVWKPWGDMMINPETQDRVTELCNVACSSVMPGGGTNLELALHCLHEAQGNVQVALETLLLRGPQKPWTHLLADYRYTGSDVWTPIEKRLFKKAFYAHKKDFYLIHKTIQTKTVAQCVEYYYIWKKMIKFDCGRAPGLEKRVKREPEEVERTEEKVPCSPRERPSHHPTPELKIKTKSYRRESILSSSPNAVPKRTPELSGSAESQGIFPCRECERVFDKIKSRNAHMKRHRLQDHVEPIIRVKWPVKPFQLKEKELGADIGPLQW